The genome window GCTGAACAGTTAATGATTTTTGAAGAAAatagctataaaggaactacagcacggtcacatgacttcacgtcaccaccgctaagctaaaggtggctaatgttgggctacaaaggaactacagcacggtcacatgactttaccaccgctaagctaaggtggctaatgttgggctacaaaggaactacagcacggtcacatgacttcaccaccgctagctaaaggcggctaatgttgggctacaaaggaactacagcacggtcacatgacttcacgtcaccaccgctaagctaaaggtggctaatgttgggctataaagttactacagcacggtcacatgacttcacgtcaccaccgctaagctaaagacggctaatgttgggctacaaaggaactacagcacggtcacatgacttcaccaccgctaagctaaaggtggctaatgttgggctataaaggaactacagcacggtcacatgacttcacgtcaccacctaagctaaaggcggctaatgttgggctacaaaggaactacagcacggtcacatgacttcacgtcaccaccgctaagctaagtgGCTAATCATAACACCTAATAAATATGATTCTTAGGTAACAAGACGTGAAACTAAACGTGTTAATTGTGTCAAAATGACATATTTCTAACTCAGAatatgttccctattttaaagtgaagtctcgTACGTCCACATGAACAACAAACTACTATTCACGTCTAAAAAAAGTCACTTTGTTTAATCTGTTATTCTAAATGTTTGGGGAGCGCCAGGGTCTGATAGGAACGGAGAATCCTTCAAACACGGGAAAGGCTTCCAGCTTCATCTTCCTGTACTATCAATGACCTGGCGACGAGGACGCCATGATCACTTTCGATACAGGGTGGTCTTCGGGGTTTTCTGTCATGTCACTGTATATTCTGGTTAATTAAATAAACCGTATTTAATTTAGTCTTAATGTACATTATTTCACCGTCTGTTCTTGTAGATATCATATTCTACATGTTTATAAAGTACGGTACTTtttggactataagccgcgacttttcccccatttttgttgtacagctaacggccactagggaacctcctaaatctatggactttacaggtaaaataaaccacctttaacgctacgggctctaggaccggtccgcgcccgccacctttaagcggcgggctccagcaggaaaagctggaggccggaaaagagcgagacaggtagcgcgccaaagtaaaagtggaaccgagagacagaacgagagcaagacagacggacagtttagctgcaggtgcgctttatagtcccaaaagtacggtagttgttaattaacatggatattagcagtatattggctctttataaaaaatgtattaatgccttattctacaagtactaagccattagttgagttCGTTTGCTCTAACATGAGTTTTGGTGAATACCTCACAAATATGGTTTATaattatgtaacaagacatgaaactacgAGTGTTAAGTGTGTCGAAATAACTAAATTAGGCGTTTCCAACTCAGAatatgttccctattttaaagtgaagtctcgTTCACTGACTCTAATATGTTAATGAACAACGAGTTGACGGAGAATAAGTGGACCTTAAAATAAAGTGCTACCAAAcctttgaattagcattagAAGTGTGAAACCGACCTCTGGTGCCAGAACGAAGGTCTGCATGAACTTCCTCATGGGCTGCATGTTGTTGGACAGCTCTCCCATCACCTGCACCACCACGCCCTCGTTCAGCGTGGCGTGAGCATCGACGTGTCGGATCTTAGTGTGACAGTCGCGGAAACTCAGAGCCATTACCCTCTTGTGGATCTCctgagggaaagagagagggagtcAATGGAACTggagtcacaagatggaggaacaccAGTTAGTGTAGGTAATCATACATTGTTTCATGAACAAAATACGGAAAATCCCAAAATGTGGACGTCTTCCTCAATTTAGACTTTCTGAAAATCTcaaattttgactttttttcaaaatctcaaaatccgGACATTTTCcccaattctgacttttttctgaaaatctgatatTTTTTTTCCAGAAAATTTTctcaattctgacttttttgtgtgaaaattctgactttttctcaaaaactCGACTTTTTCTTAAAATCTCAAAAATCAGACTTTTCAAAATCTCAAACTCCGGACCTTTTCTCAATTCTGACTTTTCTGAAAAACCCAAAATTCtgtctttttctcaaaatcaaaaaaaaaatcagaaaaTTAAAGTCTTAAAATCTGAAAATGCTGACTTTTTcttaattctgacttttttctgaaaatctcaAATTCAGAGCAacagctagttcctgagcagtgtccttcacttgCTGATATCAAGCGAGGGACTTACACAGTctcaagatggaggaacagaaagcagtatcaatgtttacttcagattagctccacgtcagaaatgagcatgcttgatgtctctctccatagaggctgagtcatcatgttaaccacatagctatcatctgcctcaaacagtcctgatgctcttctaggtcatctcacatcctgtcatgttcacagctgcaTTTGGGaaacctttgttatcatgttactCTGATATGGGAAGAGTACATTtcccaacaacaataacaacaacaacaacaaccaggaCAAAAGAGTTTCATTTTAAATGCTTTTATTGTAACCCGTGTTTTTAAAAAGTGGACATTCAACACTTTCAAAGAAATCTAATAATGCCCGTCAAGAAGATTTGCTGCTCTGGCTTTCTCCAAGTATTAGTCATTTATATACCACTTCAAAATGCAGCAGCAGTGCGGACTTCCCTTTACTCCGCACTcctggatatatatatataatattgctTCAGTTCACTCTCTCTTTCCTCATTGTACGTCTCATTTAAGAAGAGATACAGGCAAAGGAAACCACCTACTTTAAGGACACACGATAAGTAAAAATAACCGTGTTTTCAAGTGTCTACGAAACTCACTATGAGCGTTTTTAAATGGATGCTTTTGGTAGAGGTTGGGTACGTTTTGGCATCTACTGAAAAGAGCTGGATAGTTTTATTTTGGTGGCGCTTACTCTTAAAATCCAGCATAAAAAACGATTTTATTGGATTTCCATTAAGGCGGAGCAACATGGGCAAACATCTACCAATACAGGCAACGTCAAATCTTGATATATAGCAAAAGTTAGCCTGTTTTATGGTCAGTCCAGAAAGAAATAGTCAATATAACACAACTGTATGGTTATATCTGTTGCCTTACTCCTCATTGTATATCTTATTTAAGACGAGATACAGGCAAAGGAAACTACCTacgttaacctgttaagccccgagccggGTTTTCAGGTTCGAAAATGACGTTCACTTCTAAAAacgggtaaatt of Pseudochaenichthys georgianus chromosome 10, fPseGeo1.2, whole genome shotgun sequence contains these proteins:
- the g3bp1 gene encoding ras GTPase-activating protein-binding protein 1 yields the protein MVMEKPSAQLVGREFVRQYYTLLNQAPDYLHRFYGKNSSYVHGGLDNNGKPAEAVYGQSEIHKRVMALSFRDCHTKIRHVDAHATLNEGVVVQVMGELSNNMQPMRKFMQTFVLAPESQ